A portion of the Calothrix sp. 336/3 genome contains these proteins:
- a CDS encoding NAD(P)(+) transhydrogenase (Re/Si-specific) subunit beta, with protein sequence MTEFLTSGIQLTYLVAASLFILGLKKLGSPATARNGNLIAAVGMLLAIVATLLDQQVLNYEMILLGLAIGSVLGAIAAYKVQMTEMPQMVGLLNGLGGMASALVALAEFWRLLSHSQPVPLDVNISMLLDVLIGGVTFTGSMIAFAKLQGIMTGSPITFPLQKVFNAFLLGSYILGSVYLINDPHNLLVFLGIVTVSLILGVMFVIPIGGGDMPVVISLLNSFSGLAAAAAGFVVMNNMLIISGALVGASGIILTEIMCKAMNRSLLSVLFDAFGSGGSTVSASSGGSTGDKSVRSIDPEEGAMMLGYARSVVIVPGYGMAVAQAQHSVRELADQLERMGVEVKYAIHPVAGRMPGHMNVLLAEANVPYEQLHDMEDINPQFDQTDVALIIGANDVVNPAARTDSSSPIYGMPILDVDRAKHTIVIKRGMSAGFAGVDNELFYKDKTTMLFGSAKEMVSKLAAEVKQL encoded by the coding sequence ATGACAGAATTTCTTACCTCTGGGATTCAGTTGACATATTTAGTCGCTGCATCTTTATTCATTCTCGGCTTGAAAAAACTTGGTTCTCCAGCAACAGCTAGAAATGGCAATCTGATTGCAGCCGTGGGAATGTTACTAGCAATTGTCGCTACATTGTTAGATCAACAGGTACTCAATTACGAAATGATTCTGCTAGGTTTAGCCATCGGTTCTGTATTAGGGGCGATCGCTGCCTACAAGGTACAGATGACGGAAATGCCCCAAATGGTAGGTTTACTCAACGGTTTGGGTGGTATGGCATCTGCCCTGGTTGCCCTGGCTGAATTCTGGCGCTTACTTTCCCACTCCCAGCCAGTACCCCTCGATGTCAATATATCCATGCTCCTGGATGTGCTAATCGGTGGTGTCACCTTCACTGGTAGTATGATTGCCTTTGCCAAACTCCAAGGAATCATGACTGGTTCCCCCATCACCTTCCCACTGCAAAAAGTATTTAACGCTTTTCTCCTCGGCTCCTATATTCTTGGTAGCGTCTATCTGATTAACGATCCCCATAACCTCCTGGTATTTCTGGGCATCGTCACAGTTTCCCTGATTTTGGGTGTGATGTTTGTCATCCCCATTGGTGGTGGTGATATGCCTGTTGTTATCTCTCTGCTTAACTCTTTCTCTGGGTTAGCAGCAGCAGCAGCAGGTTTCGTGGTAATGAACAATATGTTAATTATCTCTGGTGCCCTGGTTGGTGCATCCGGTATCATCCTCACAGAAATCATGTGTAAGGCAATGAACCGTTCCTTACTCAGCGTGCTATTCGATGCTTTTGGCAGTGGTGGAAGTACCGTTAGCGCTAGCAGTGGTGGCAGTACAGGTGATAAATCCGTTCGCAGTATCGATCCTGAAGAAGGAGCGATGATGCTAGGTTATGCCCGCTCAGTGGTAATCGTGCCCGGTTATGGTATGGCAGTAGCCCAGGCACAGCATAGTGTACGCGAATTAGCCGATCAGCTAGAACGTATGGGTGTGGAAGTGAAATATGCCATCCATCCCGTTGCCGGCAGAATGCCAGGGCACATGAACGTATTACTTGCAGAAGCTAACGTTCCCTACGAACAGCTTCACGATATGGAGGATATTAATCCTCAATTTGATCAAACCGATGTAGCTTTAATTATTGGCGCTAATGATGTTGTTAACCCTGCTGCTAGAACCGATAGCAGTAGCCCCATTTATGGGATGCCGATTCTGGATGTCGATCGCGCCAAACATACTATCGTCATCAAGCGGGGTATGAGCGCAGGTTTTGCCGGAGTTGATAACGAACTATTCTACAAAGATAAAACCACAATGCTTTTTGGCAGTGCGAAAGAAATGGTAAGTAAATTAGCTGCTGAAGTCAAGCAATTATAG
- a CDS encoding NAD(P) transhydrogenase subunit alpha produces MTEALIAALFVFVLASFIGFEVINKVPPTLHTPLMSGSNAISGIAVLGAIVASGAKEWNLSVIFGLIAVVLATINVVGGFLVTDRMLQMFKKKAT; encoded by the coding sequence ATGACTGAAGCATTAATTGCTGCCTTGTTTGTGTTTGTTTTAGCATCATTTATTGGTTTTGAAGTTATCAATAAAGTCCCCCCAACCCTACATACACCTTTGATGTCAGGTTCTAATGCCATTTCTGGAATTGCCGTTTTAGGTGCCATTGTCGCCTCTGGAGCGAAAGAGTGGAATCTATCAGTCATCTTCGGTTTAATTGCTGTTGTCTTAGCCACTATTAACGTTGTAGGTGGTTTCTTAGTGACAGATAGAATGTTGCAAATGTTTAAAAAGAAAGCAACCTAG